The proteins below are encoded in one region of Metabacillus dongyingensis:
- a CDS encoding YigZ family protein: MLSHYYTVKGYGEHEISIQKSRFICYINRAATEEEAQAFIQQIKKKHWDATHNCSAYLIGEHDLIQKANDDGEPSGTAGVPILEVLKKRQLKDTVAVVTRYFGGIKLGAGGLIRAYGSSTSEALNAIGIVERKLTRVMHTKIDYTWLGKVENELRNSHYQLKEIHYLDNVEVETFVEEGQKDQFIEWMTELTNGQGEISEGTQIYLEQPKI, translated from the coding sequence ATGCTTTCACACTATTATACCGTAAAAGGATACGGAGAGCATGAAATATCCATACAGAAATCACGTTTTATTTGTTATATAAACCGCGCAGCAACCGAAGAAGAGGCGCAGGCCTTCATTCAGCAGATAAAAAAGAAGCATTGGGATGCGACACATAACTGCTCAGCCTATTTAATCGGCGAACATGATCTGATTCAAAAAGCAAATGACGACGGGGAACCAAGTGGAACCGCCGGCGTGCCTATCCTTGAAGTGCTTAAAAAGAGACAATTAAAAGATACAGTTGCCGTTGTTACCCGTTATTTCGGAGGCATAAAGCTCGGCGCAGGCGGACTGATCCGCGCATATGGCAGCTCAACCTCTGAAGCACTGAACGCAATCGGCATTGTCGAGCGTAAGTTAACACGTGTGATGCATACTAAGATTGATTATACATGGCTTGGGAAAGTGGAAAATGAACTCAGAAATTCACATTATCAGCTTAAAGAAATTCATTACCTTGATAACGTGGAGGTTGAGACGTTTGTCGAAGAAGGCCAGAAGGATCAATTCATAGAATGGATGACAGAGCTGACAAATGGCCAGGGTGAAATCAGCGAAGGTACTCAAATCTATTTAGAACAGCCAAAAATTTAA
- a CDS encoding LCP family protein, whose translation MNRQEVKKIKKKKKKSVFRRILFLFFILFLLVGGYAGYVFYQTYQAANNSYDDLGRDKSKLRDEAVSISNDPVSILLMGVENYSSGGSGGRADTLMVATFNPKDQTMKLLSLPRDTRVEIPGKETKRKINSAYSTGGKELTIETVEGFLDIPIDYYATVNFEGFKNIIDIVGGITVDVPFDFTQNSDDPKAEKLEFTEGPMKMDGRYALAYARMRLQDPNNDIGRNERQQQVVKEVINEIVSAGTLLKVDKLTNEVGKNVETNMRMSELLGFYKKYNNFNTNKIETVKLEGVGEYIGNAAYWIPDDTSLEEVKDELKEHLELKSAEDDNLDSN comes from the coding sequence ATGAATAGGCAGGAAGTTAAGAAAATAAAGAAAAAGAAGAAAAAAAGCGTTTTTAGACGAATTTTATTTTTGTTCTTCATACTATTTCTTTTAGTTGGCGGATATGCAGGCTATGTCTTTTATCAAACCTATCAGGCCGCTAACAATTCATATGACGATTTAGGAAGAGATAAATCCAAGTTGCGCGATGAGGCCGTGAGCATCTCAAACGATCCCGTTTCCATTCTGTTAATGGGCGTAGAAAACTACTCAAGCGGCGGATCCGGCGGACGGGCAGATACACTCATGGTGGCTACCTTTAATCCAAAGGATCAGACGATGAAACTGTTAAGTCTTCCGCGTGATACACGCGTAGAAATACCAGGAAAAGAAACAAAGCGCAAAATCAACTCTGCCTATTCAACTGGCGGGAAAGAACTGACAATTGAAACGGTCGAAGGTTTCTTGGATATTCCAATTGATTATTATGCAACAGTTAACTTCGAAGGCTTTAAAAACATAATCGATATTGTAGGCGGCATAACAGTGGACGTACCTTTTGATTTCACTCAAAACAGTGATGATCCAAAAGCCGAAAAACTTGAGTTTACTGAAGGACCAATGAAAATGGATGGAAGATACGCTTTGGCTTATGCAAGAATGAGGCTGCAGGATCCTAACAATGACATTGGCAGAAATGAAAGACAGCAGCAGGTTGTAAAAGAGGTCATCAATGAGATTGTATCAGCAGGCACTCTCCTGAAGGTTGACAAGCTGACAAATGAAGTTGGAAAGAACGTTGAAACCAACATGAGAATGTCAGAGCTATTAGGTTTTTATAAAAAGTACAACAACTTTAATACTAATAAGATTGAAACTGTAAAGCTTGAAGGTGTAGGGGAATATATCGGCAACGCCGCTTACTGGATTCCGGATGATACAAGCCTTGAAGAAGTAAAAGATGAATTAAAAGAGCATTTAGAGCTTAAATCAGCAGAAGACGATAACTTAGACAGCAATTAA
- a CDS encoding glycosyltransferase family 4 protein produces MLDYSNYIIAFIVSFIVAVSITPLIKKLAIKIGAVDKPNSRKIHQGLMPRLGGLAIFIGVVAGYLYLRPESMYMKEIIIGAFIIIIIGILDDRFTLSAKYKLAGQLAAAAVVVSSGLLINKITLPFFGLIYLDYWSYPVTILWIVGVTNAINLIDGLDGLAAGVSSIAMTSILIMAFTNFQFAVVSLCVILIGSTLGFLIHNFYPAKIFMGDTGALFLGYSISILSTMGLFKNITLFGFIIPIIVLAIPIFDTLFAIVRRLVNRQNIAAPDKLHLHYCLVDMGFSHRKSVLLIYFFSACFGLSAIVFSNATMWMALLIMMILLFFIQITAELVGLIGEGHKPLINAFRKLMAKPKPQKDN; encoded by the coding sequence ATGTTAGATTATTCTAATTATATTATAGCTTTTATAGTATCGTTTATAGTGGCTGTATCTATTACACCACTTATAAAAAAACTTGCGATAAAAATCGGGGCGGTTGATAAGCCCAACAGCAGAAAAATCCATCAGGGCCTCATGCCAAGGCTTGGCGGTCTTGCCATCTTTATCGGTGTTGTGGCAGGCTACCTCTACTTGCGTCCTGAATCAATGTATATGAAAGAGATTATAATCGGTGCTTTCATCATTATCATTATTGGTATTCTTGATGATCGCTTTACTCTTTCGGCAAAGTATAAGCTTGCAGGGCAGTTAGCTGCAGCTGCAGTCGTTGTCTCATCCGGATTGCTTATTAACAAGATTACCCTTCCGTTTTTCGGACTGATCTATCTTGATTACTGGAGCTATCCTGTAACCATTCTCTGGATCGTCGGCGTCACAAACGCCATCAATCTGATCGATGGATTAGACGGGCTAGCAGCGGGCGTTTCTTCTATAGCGATGACCAGTATCCTGATCATGGCGTTTACTAATTTTCAATTTGCAGTTGTATCCCTGTGTGTGATTCTGATCGGAAGCACGCTCGGATTCCTGATTCACAATTTCTACCCGGCGAAAATTTTTATGGGAGATACCGGAGCACTGTTCCTCGGTTATTCCATTTCTATTCTGTCGACAATGGGATTATTTAAAAACATCACGTTATTCGGTTTTATTATTCCGATCATTGTTTTGGCTATACCTATTTTTGACACACTCTTTGCGATTGTGAGAAGACTGGTGAACAGACAGAATATCGCTGCACCCGATAAGCTTCATTTGCACTATTGTTTAGTGGACATGGGATTCAGCCACAGAAAGTCTGTGCTGCTTATTTACTTCTTCAGTGCATGCTTTGGACTGTCAGCTATTGTTTTCTCAAATGCAACGATGTGGATGGCTCTGCTTATCATGATGATTCTGCTGTTCTTTATCCAGATTACAGCTGAGCTCGTCGGATTAATCGGGGAAGGCCATAAACCCCTTATAAATGCATTCAGAAAGCTTATGGCTAAGCCGAAGCCTCAAAAAGATAATTAA
- a CDS encoding glycosyltransferase family 4 protein, translating to MKKICVITSVHNAYDGRIYHKQCKSLVKAGYDVSLVAPKPEKMLEDSIRLIPIEKPKQEFKRFLHTFTVFKAARKTNADLYHFHDPELIPVGVLLRIFTGKPVIFDAHEHYPNAIMSKKYLKRWMKKPVRFIYETIERISLPILSGVIYTTDEVGERYQRYNSCKIENYPLTEMFTLNHSALKDPDMILYLGGITPIRGIEQLTEAFSSTADKHPDARFVFVGRFESDAFERKIKQKVKAYGLADRVEFMGSVPYSEIETYLSKASIGIIPYLPEPNHLVCLPNKLFEYMAAGVAILASDFPHYRKVVENSRSGLLIDPEKPESIADALNVLLDNPEKTKDFGINGRMSFETTYNWETEEKKLVSFYKKLLKQQ from the coding sequence ATGAAGAAAATCTGTGTAATCACGTCTGTTCATAACGCATATGACGGCCGTATTTATCATAAGCAATGCAAATCTCTTGTTAAGGCGGGGTATGATGTCTCGCTTGTTGCACCAAAACCTGAGAAGATGCTGGAAGATTCAATAAGGCTTATTCCAATCGAAAAGCCAAAGCAGGAATTCAAGCGTTTTTTACATACGTTTACCGTTTTCAAAGCAGCCAGAAAAACAAATGCAGACCTTTATCATTTTCATGATCCGGAGCTTATTCCAGTCGGCGTTCTGCTCCGTATTTTTACCGGAAAGCCTGTAATCTTTGATGCCCATGAGCATTACCCTAATGCGATTATGAGTAAAAAATACTTGAAAAGATGGATGAAAAAACCTGTCCGTTTTATTTACGAGACCATTGAGAGAATTTCCCTGCCTATTTTGTCAGGCGTTATTTATACGACGGACGAAGTAGGGGAGAGGTATCAGAGATATAACTCCTGCAAGATTGAAAACTACCCTTTGACTGAAATGTTCACGCTCAATCACTCTGCGCTGAAAGATCCTGACATGATTCTTTATCTTGGCGGTATAACTCCCATCAGAGGGATTGAACAGTTAACAGAGGCCTTTTCATCAACAGCGGACAAACATCCTGATGCAAGGTTTGTTTTTGTTGGAAGATTTGAGTCTGACGCATTCGAACGGAAAATCAAACAGAAGGTAAAAGCTTACGGATTGGCAGACCGCGTGGAGTTTATGGGAAGTGTGCCTTATTCAGAAATCGAAACCTACCTATCAAAGGCATCAATAGGCATTATTCCTTACTTACCTGAGCCCAATCATTTGGTCTGTCTGCCCAATAAACTATTTGAATATATGGCAGCAGGTGTTGCGATTTTGGCTTCTGATTTCCCTCATTACCGGAAAGTGGTGGAAAATTCACGCAGCGGACTTTTGATTGATCCTGAGAAGCCTGAATCCATTGCAGATGCACTAAATGTGCTGCTGGATAACCCGGAAAAGACAAAAGACTTTGGTATAAATGGAAGAATGAGTTTCGAAACAACCTATAACTGGGAAACAGAAGAAAAGAAGTTAGTGTCATTTTATAAAAAATTGCTGAAACAGCAATAG
- a CDS encoding glycosyltransferase family 4 protein: MKIVYITQHFPPEIGAAQGRAFDMSTNLSNLGHDLHVLTAFPNHESTSKLYSKEKVNKLSVYRSFRIRDTKKSSIRRLANYLSFMCSSIFSGLFVKKPDIVYATSPQLFQGVTGYVLSRIHRTKFVFEVRDLWVDFAEILGQFKNKKLLNLARKLENFIYKKADLIVVVTHGYKDRLIDLGISADKIIVIPNGVNPNTLKPVIKRNDVKKKYGIEDKFLVLYTGNIGAAQGLKTIITAAVKLKDDPSVCFMFIGEGVEKEALMEQVKANGLTNVLFLDSKRKEELASYYDSADLGIVSLKKHPLFEITIPSKVFDYMAVSLPVLIGVEGEAREIVEKNHAGFTFEPENPEDFIRALKIAQSQPETLKEMKKNLRHHLLQSFNRETQAAELSQALHCCNESQSINRIKKTT, encoded by the coding sequence ATGAAAATCGTTTATATAACACAGCACTTTCCGCCTGAAATTGGTGCAGCACAAGGCCGTGCCTTTGATATGAGTACGAATCTTTCAAACTTGGGGCATGATCTGCATGTGCTTACGGCCTTTCCAAATCATGAGTCAACTTCTAAATTGTACAGCAAAGAGAAGGTGAACAAGCTATCCGTTTATCGCTCTTTTCGCATACGTGATACTAAAAAAAGTTCAATCCGGCGTTTAGCCAACTACTTGTCGTTCATGTGCTCAAGCATCTTCAGCGGCTTGTTCGTAAAAAAACCGGATATCGTTTATGCAACCTCCCCACAGCTCTTTCAAGGAGTAACCGGGTATGTGCTGAGCCGCATCCACAGAACAAAGTTCGTTTTTGAAGTCCGTGATTTATGGGTAGACTTCGCTGAAATTTTAGGTCAATTTAAAAACAAAAAATTACTGAATCTCGCCAGAAAGCTTGAGAATTTCATTTATAAAAAAGCGGATCTGATTGTTGTCGTCACTCACGGCTACAAAGATCGTCTGATAGACCTGGGTATTTCAGCAGATAAGATCATCGTCATTCCAAACGGAGTGAATCCAAATACCTTAAAACCTGTTATAAAAAGGAACGATGTGAAAAAGAAATACGGGATCGAAGATAAATTCCTCGTACTTTATACAGGCAATATTGGGGCAGCGCAAGGTCTTAAGACCATCATAACAGCTGCAGTAAAGCTGAAGGATGACCCTTCTGTCTGCTTTATGTTCATAGGTGAAGGTGTTGAAAAAGAAGCTTTAATGGAACAAGTGAAAGCAAATGGTTTAACCAACGTGCTCTTTCTGGACAGCAAAAGAAAAGAAGAATTGGCTTCCTACTACGACAGCGCTGATCTTGGCATTGTCAGTTTAAAAAAGCACCCATTATTCGAAATCACCATTCCATCCAAGGTGTTTGATTATATGGCGGTTTCACTGCCGGTACTGATCGGTGTTGAGGGTGAAGCCAGAGAGATCGTAGAGAAAAATCATGCCGGCTTCACATTTGAACCAGAGAATCCGGAAGACTTTATCCGTGCACTCAAGATCGCTCAAAGTCAGCCAGAGACACTTAAAGAAATGAAGAAAAACCTGCGTCACCATCTTCTTCAATCTTTTAATAGAGAAACACAGGCAGCAGAGCTTTCTCAAGCCCTGCACTGCTGCAATGAATCTCAAAGCATCAACCGCATAAAAAAAACGACCTGA
- the wecB gene encoding non-hydrolyzing UDP-N-acetylglucosamine 2-epimerase has translation MDRKLKVMTIFGTRPEAIKMAPLVLELEKYPDEIDSIVTVTAQHRQMLDQVLELFEVTPDHDLNIMKDRQTLTGVTTKALEGLDEVMKEVKPDLVLVHGDTTTTFVASLAAFYNQIAVGHVEAGLRTWNKYSPFPEEVNRQITGVIADLHFAPTDKAEANLLQENKKGETIYITGNTAIDALKTTVKDSYTHEVLEKVGSDRMILLTAHRRENLGEPMRNMFRAIKRLITEHNDVQVVYPVHLNPAVREVADEILGNDPRIHLIEPLGVYDFHNFASKAHIILTDSGGVQEEAPSLGVPVLVLRDTTERPEGIEAGTLKLAGTDEETIYKLAYELLNNKERYEEMSKASNPYGDGEASRRIVEAILHYFKKRDEKPVPFQV, from the coding sequence ATGGATCGCAAATTAAAAGTCATGACTATTTTCGGTACAAGACCGGAAGCCATTAAAATGGCACCGCTTGTGCTTGAACTTGAAAAGTATCCGGATGAAATTGATTCAATCGTTACTGTAACTGCCCAGCATCGTCAAATGCTTGATCAGGTATTGGAATTATTTGAAGTCACTCCAGATCATGATCTGAACATTATGAAGGACCGCCAGACGCTGACAGGTGTAACAACAAAGGCGCTCGAAGGCTTAGATGAAGTGATGAAGGAAGTTAAGCCTGATCTTGTACTGGTTCATGGCGATACAACGACAACGTTTGTTGCAAGCTTAGCTGCATTTTATAATCAAATTGCTGTCGGGCATGTAGAAGCAGGGCTCAGAACATGGAACAAATACTCTCCGTTCCCTGAAGAGGTTAATCGTCAAATTACAGGTGTGATTGCAGATCTTCATTTCGCTCCAACGGACAAAGCGGAAGCCAATCTGCTTCAGGAAAATAAAAAAGGCGAGACGATTTACATAACAGGCAACACCGCGATTGATGCTTTAAAAACAACTGTTAAGGATTCCTATACTCATGAGGTGCTTGAGAAGGTAGGATCTGACCGCATGATTCTATTAACCGCTCACCGCCGCGAGAACTTAGGAGAGCCAATGAGAAACATGTTCCGTGCGATTAAGCGCCTGATCACAGAGCATAATGATGTGCAGGTTGTTTATCCTGTCCATTTAAATCCGGCTGTTCGTGAAGTTGCGGATGAAATCCTTGGCAATGATCCTAGAATTCATTTGATCGAACCGCTTGGCGTTTATGATTTCCATAACTTTGCTTCTAAAGCTCATATTATCCTGACAGATTCAGGCGGCGTACAGGAAGAAGCGCCATCTCTCGGAGTGCCTGTCCTTGTCTTGCGGGACACAACAGAGCGCCCTGAAGGGATTGAAGCAGGAACATTGAAGCTAGCGGGTACAGATGAGGAAACGATCTATAAGCTTGCATACGAGCTGCTTAACAATAAAGAACGCTATGAAGAGATGTCGAAAGCCTCTAATCCATATGGAGACGGAGAAGCTTCCAGACGTATCGTGGAAGCCATCCTGCACTATTTCAAAAAGCGTGATGAAAAGCCTGTGCCGTTCCAAGTATAA
- a CDS encoding glycosyltransferase yields the protein MNILMLLYKDIPYDARVKREALALADAGHAVYLACVREFQEPDPFLHKNIHLIRIGISVKSLKATMSKGNAGGQTRQSAIKKLIVRTARLPIVKIPKDYLAYYEFYKKVKANLKDVSIDAVHCHDLNTLWQGHMLSNDFSAKLIYDSHEIFNEMAGRNQLDRIVGYSMEKRLFKKIDYFITVNPYLRDYLFEKNGEKPCVLIQNIPLFHKDILNQDKQIDWDYRFKEEDTILLYQGGFSPYRGLELIIDAMAKLPETFKLVMVGSGILKEELVSRTHSLGLSDRVFFHDQVSSEDLIHYTAKADIGLVMYEKVSKNNYYSTPNKIFEYLQAGVPAVSSNHPGKSVIIDEYNTGVLAEETPEGIVNGILEIMNQYSYYQQNCLLAREVLTWDAESKKLIQMYDNLS from the coding sequence ATGAATATTCTCATGCTGCTGTATAAGGATATTCCTTATGATGCGAGAGTAAAAAGAGAGGCCTTGGCATTAGCTGATGCAGGACATGCCGTATACTTAGCCTGCGTCAGAGAATTCCAGGAGCCTGATCCTTTTTTACATAAAAACATTCACTTGATTCGGATTGGCATTTCAGTTAAAAGCCTGAAAGCTACTATGTCTAAAGGGAACGCCGGCGGCCAAACACGACAATCAGCAATAAAAAAGCTGATCGTCCGCACTGCCAGACTGCCGATTGTTAAAATACCTAAAGACTACCTTGCCTACTATGAGTTTTATAAAAAGGTCAAAGCGAATTTAAAAGATGTCTCGATTGATGCCGTTCATTGTCATGATTTAAATACGCTGTGGCAGGGGCACATGCTCTCAAATGATTTCTCTGCAAAACTAATCTATGATTCACATGAAATCTTCAACGAGATGGCCGGGCGTAACCAGCTTGACCGCATCGTAGGGTACAGCATGGAAAAACGGCTTTTTAAAAAGATAGATTATTTTATTACTGTGAATCCTTATCTGAGAGATTATCTGTTTGAAAAAAACGGTGAAAAACCATGTGTGCTCATTCAAAATATCCCTCTTTTTCACAAGGATATCCTGAATCAGGATAAGCAAATTGACTGGGATTATAGGTTTAAGGAAGAAGATACGATTCTGCTCTATCAAGGGGGATTCTCTCCGTACCGCGGACTCGAATTGATCATTGATGCGATGGCTAAGCTTCCTGAAACCTTTAAACTTGTGATGGTTGGTTCTGGTATTTTGAAAGAAGAACTTGTTAGCCGTACTCATTCCCTTGGACTGTCAGACCGGGTCTTTTTTCACGATCAGGTATCTTCTGAGGATTTAATTCATTATACAGCGAAGGCTGACATCGGCCTTGTGATGTATGAGAAGGTTTCTAAAAACAATTATTATTCAACACCTAATAAAATTTTTGAATACCTTCAGGCGGGCGTTCCTGCTGTTTCTTCCAATCATCCCGGCAAGTCTGTCATTATTGACGAGTACAATACCGGCGTGCTGGCAGAGGAAACGCCGGAAGGCATTGTAAATGGCATTTTGGAGATTATGAATCAATATTCTTACTATCAGCAAAACTGCCTGCTTGCCAGAGAGGTTTTAACTTGGGATGCGGAAAGTAAAAAGCTGATACAGATGTATGACAATTTATCGTAG
- a CDS encoding ABC transporter ATP-binding protein, producing the protein MSENIIEVKDLWVSYPEHTEKPLKKLISVHKKEDRFWALKGLNFEVKKGEVLGVIGRNGSGKSTLLKLLSGLISPDKGEFSIMDEEHPVLLSLGAGFQPELPGIENIYLNGLLLGHKKKTIDEKIDDIIEFSELGDFIYKPVRTYSAGMKSRLAFATAISLDPEILLIDEVLGVGDTAFQMKCREAIMEKIKQERTVILVTHSSNLVRAICDRVVWIHLGEQKAVGETGPIVKEYDEFMKKAR; encoded by the coding sequence TTGAGTGAAAATATAATTGAAGTAAAAGATCTTTGGGTTTCGTACCCGGAGCATACAGAAAAACCATTAAAAAAACTAATCAGTGTTCATAAAAAAGAGGACCGGTTCTGGGCGCTGAAGGGTCTGAACTTCGAAGTGAAAAAAGGCGAGGTTCTTGGCGTAATCGGCCGAAACGGTTCTGGTAAAAGTACGCTCTTAAAGCTGCTCAGCGGCCTGATTTCTCCCGATAAAGGCGAATTCAGCATCATGGACGAGGAGCATCCAGTTCTTCTTTCATTGGGAGCGGGATTTCAGCCTGAGCTGCCTGGGATTGAGAATATCTATCTGAATGGCCTCCTTTTAGGTCATAAAAAGAAAACGATTGATGAAAAAATCGATGACATTATAGAATTCTCCGAGCTTGGCGATTTTATCTATAAACCTGTCCGCACGTATTCTGCAGGAATGAAATCAAGACTCGCTTTTGCTACTGCTATTTCGCTAGATCCTGAGATTCTGCTCATCGATGAAGTTTTAGGAGTAGGCGACACGGCTTTTCAGATGAAATGCCGTGAAGCGATTATGGAGAAAATCAAACAAGAAAGAACGGTTATTCTTGTAACCCACTCATCGAACTTAGTAAGAGCGATCTGTGACCGTGTTGTCTGGATTCATCTTGGCGAGCAAAAGGCTGTTGGCGAAACAGGCCCGATCGTCAAGGAATATGATGAGTTTATGAAAAAGGCAAGATAA
- a CDS encoding ABC transporter permease, producing the protein MLLDTIKTIKNNKDLIYHLTTSDFKANNSRTYFGFLWWILDPIFYMAIFYLLVVVILDRGTPDYPVVIFTGLIPLKFFTAALVDGTNSISSKGNILQQVYVPKIIFILVRLLVNCIKYLISVVVLFLFLAIYGIDFTWNVLYFPLIFVLNAFCLLGLMIFLAHLGVFIRDVKNMMQYITRTMMYLSPVLFELKTVPEKLIPLLYLNPLTTFIESYRDILVYGKPPEFMPLAILTILSMAVLYLGIRLLNKNEKEYAKVI; encoded by the coding sequence ATGCTATTAGATACAATAAAAACCATAAAAAACAATAAAGACTTAATATATCACTTGACTACTTCAGACTTTAAAGCAAATAACTCAAGGACATATTTTGGTTTTCTATGGTGGATTCTTGATCCGATTTTTTATATGGCAATTTTCTACTTATTAGTTGTTGTCATACTTGATAGAGGCACGCCAGATTATCCAGTCGTCATCTTTACTGGTTTAATTCCTCTGAAATTTTTTACTGCTGCTTTAGTAGATGGAACGAATTCCATCTCCTCCAAAGGGAATATTCTGCAGCAGGTGTATGTACCGAAAATTATTTTTATATTGGTCCGCTTGCTTGTTAACTGTATTAAATATTTGATAAGTGTAGTCGTTCTCTTTTTGTTTTTGGCTATTTACGGTATCGACTTTACTTGGAACGTGCTGTATTTCCCGCTCATCTTTGTCCTGAATGCATTTTGTTTGTTGGGGCTTATGATTTTCTTGGCACATCTTGGCGTCTTTATCCGCGATGTGAAAAACATGATGCAGTATATTACAAGGACTATGATGTATCTGTCCCCTGTATTGTTTGAATTGAAGACCGTTCCGGAAAAATTAATTCCGCTGCTTTATCTGAATCCTTTAACGACTTTTATAGAATCATATCGGGACATTCTGGTGTATGGAAAACCTCCAGAGTTCATGCCGCTGGCTATCTTAACCATTCTTTCAATGGCCGTTTTATATTTAGGCATCCGCTTGCTGAACAAAAATGAAAAAGAATATGCTAAGGTGATTTAA
- a CDS encoding nucleotide sugar dehydrogenase has protein sequence MKIATLGLGYIGLPTSIMFAKHGVDVLGVDVQQQVVDSLNQGKIHIEEPGLQDALEEVMASGKFKAATKPEKADVFIIAVPTPNKDDQYKSVDLKYVLSAVEMMIPYLEKNNTVIVESTIAPRTTDDHVKPLLEKHGFTIGEDIFLVHCPERVLPGQIMHELIHNNRIIGGVTEACKKAGAKVYSTFVEGELILTDAKTAEMSKLMENTFRDVNISLANELVKICTELDINALDVIEMANKHPRVNLHHPGPGVGGHCLAVDPYFIVAEAPEQAKLIYQARDINVSMPSFVVENVSKMLGGLDDKKITVFGLTYKGNVDDIRESPAMDIYQQLKMAGANEVIAYDPHVQKDWVEKDLKAAVNDSDLVLVLTDHNEFKSVDAADFAGMKTKRIFDTKNIVKECPEEITYINFGNLYKFVK, from the coding sequence ATGAAGATCGCAACACTTGGTCTTGGTTATATTGGACTGCCAACTTCTATAATGTTTGCAAAGCATGGCGTAGACGTGCTTGGTGTAGATGTTCAGCAGCAAGTTGTTGATTCATTAAACCAGGGCAAAATTCATATCGAAGAGCCTGGTCTGCAGGATGCATTAGAAGAGGTTATGGCATCTGGCAAATTCAAGGCAGCAACGAAGCCTGAAAAAGCAGATGTATTCATTATTGCTGTTCCAACTCCAAATAAAGATGATCAATATAAATCTGTAGATTTAAAATATGTTTTAAGTGCTGTTGAAATGATGATTCCTTACTTGGAAAAAAACAACACGGTTATTGTTGAATCAACAATCGCTCCGCGTACAACGGACGATCATGTAAAGCCGCTGCTTGAAAAACATGGCTTTACGATCGGGGAAGATATCTTCTTAGTACATTGCCCAGAGCGCGTGCTTCCTGGACAAATTATGCACGAATTAATTCACAATAACCGCATCATCGGCGGTGTGACAGAAGCTTGTAAAAAAGCCGGAGCAAAAGTATACAGCACATTTGTTGAAGGCGAGCTTATTTTAACAGATGCTAAAACAGCGGAAATGTCCAAACTTATGGAAAATACATTCCGTGACGTAAACATTTCACTTGCAAATGAGCTTGTAAAAATCTGTACTGAGCTTGATATCAATGCACTTGATGTAATCGAAATGGCAAACAAGCATCCGCGTGTAAACCTTCATCACCCTGGACCGGGCGTTGGCGGACATTGCTTAGCTGTTGATCCGTATTTCATCGTTGCTGAAGCTCCTGAACAGGCGAAGCTTATCTATCAGGCACGTGATATCAACGTTTCTATGCCTTCATTTGTTGTAGAAAACGTATCTAAAATGCTTGGCGGCTTAGACGATAAAAAAATCACTGTATTCGGTCTGACATATAAAGGAAACGTAGACGACATCCGTGAAAGTCCGGCAATGGATATCTACCAGCAGTTAAAAATGGCTGGTGCAAACGAAGTGATCGCTTACGACCCGCATGTTCAAAAAGACTGGGTAGAAAAAGACCTTAAAGCAGCAGTTAACGATTCTGATCTTGTTTTAGTTCTGACAGATCACAACGAATTCAAATCAGTCGATGCTGCTGACTTTGCAGGCATGAAAACAAAGAGAATTTTTGACACGAAAAACATTGTAAAAGAGTGCCCGGAAGAGATCACTTATATCAACTTCGGAAACCTTTATAAATTTGTAAAGTAA